A genome region from Deltaproteobacteria bacterium includes the following:
- a CDS encoding FixH family protein — MRTLAPLALVALLGCSGSGTPDAGLPDSGVVDCTHDPRVTAYAPNLSVTDPAGNRQYVLVQGSPAPPARGNNTWTVKVLDSSGAPLPDLDLSANTFMPDHGHGSSVVPTVTANGDGTYAVTPLYFFMPGVWRVTVSDADGGSSATAGVWFFCVEG; from the coding sequence ATGCGAACGCTGGCTCCACTTGCGCTGGTCGCGCTGCTTGGCTGCAGCGGCTCGGGCACGCCCGACGCCGGCCTGCCCGACTCCGGCGTGGTGGACTGCACCCACGATCCGCGCGTGACCGCCTATGCGCCCAACCTCTCGGTGACCGATCCAGCGGGCAACCGCCAGTATGTGCTGGTGCAGGGCTCGCCGGCGCCGCCCGCGCGCGGCAACAACACCTGGACCGTCAAGGTCCTCGACAGCAGCGGCGCCCCGCTCCCCGACCTCGACTTGTCGGCGAACACCTTCATGCCCGATCACGGCCACGGCTCGTCGGTCGTTCCCACGGTCACCGCCAACGGCGACGGCACCTACGCGGTCACGCCGCTCTACTTCTTCATGCCGGGCGTCTGGCGGGTCACGGTCTCGGACGCCGACGGCGGCTCGAGCGCGACGGCGGGCGTGTGGTTCTTCTGCGTCGAAGGCTGA
- a CDS encoding biopolymer transporter ExbD, with the protein MAGGMDLGVHGKSRRKPLDAPLNLVPFIDLMAVTISFLVMTAVWTQISRLEISQSGGSSGAPDEGTQLTLHVSSSKLSLAANGVALADASDLASLRRALADARTRWPEPHVITVESEDSVRYESLVGAVDACTGARFDAVSVRAAN; encoded by the coding sequence ATGGCCGGCGGAATGGACCTGGGCGTGCACGGGAAGAGCCGGCGAAAGCCGCTCGACGCGCCGCTCAACCTCGTACCCTTCATCGACCTCATGGCCGTCACCATCAGCTTCCTGGTGATGACCGCGGTGTGGACGCAGATCTCGCGGCTCGAGATCTCGCAGTCGGGGGGCAGCAGCGGCGCGCCCGACGAGGGCACGCAGCTCACCTTGCACGTCTCGTCGTCGAAGCTGTCGCTCGCAGCGAACGGCGTCGCGCTCGCGGACGCGTCCGATCTCGCGAGCCTGCGCCGAGCGCTCGCGGACGCGCGCACCCGATGGCCTGAGCCGCACGTCATCACCGTCGAGAGTGAGGACAGCGTCCGCTACGAGTCGCTGGTGGGCGCCGTCGATGCTTGCACCGGTGCGCGCTTCGACGCGGTGAGCGTCCGCGCCGCGAATTGA
- a CDS encoding transporter — translation MSPLSSRSRSALAALLGLALLGLAARADAQACCAGAGVFAPARLKLNEDALVGMQVTGRDIIGSFGPSGAFLASPGGTTEMDLEQDLLATVRPFGNLQLGLLVPLVETRRSVPTLAETGWGIGDVALDGRYEIVPPNTSNLPGLAVIGGVSLPTGRAPEDAHSPLGTDATGLGSAQLSLGLDVERAVGRVLFDASGDLTWRFARTVGNVHEQLGLAGAFFAAAGWAFHHERALAVTASLQAERAATINGQQVPDSGRLLTTVGLSAGTPLFDNWRLQGRVYEDLPVLGKNQIAGPGIAAVVLRAW, via the coding sequence CGCGGACGCGCAGGCGTGCTGCGCGGGTGCGGGCGTGTTCGCGCCGGCGCGGCTCAAGCTCAACGAGGACGCGCTGGTGGGCATGCAGGTCACTGGCCGCGACATCATCGGCTCGTTCGGGCCGTCGGGCGCGTTCCTCGCCTCGCCGGGCGGAACGACGGAGATGGACCTGGAGCAGGATCTGCTCGCGACCGTGCGGCCCTTCGGTAACCTGCAGCTTGGGCTGCTCGTGCCGCTGGTGGAGACGCGGCGCTCGGTGCCCACGCTCGCCGAGACGGGCTGGGGCATCGGCGACGTCGCGCTCGATGGACGCTACGAGATCGTTCCGCCGAATACGTCGAACCTGCCTGGGCTCGCAGTCATCGGTGGCGTGAGCCTGCCCACGGGACGCGCGCCGGAAGATGCGCACTCGCCGCTGGGCACCGACGCGACCGGGCTGGGCTCTGCGCAGCTCTCGCTCGGGCTCGACGTGGAGCGCGCGGTGGGCCGCGTGCTGTTCGACGCGAGCGGCGACCTCACCTGGCGGTTCGCGCGCACCGTGGGCAACGTTCACGAGCAGCTCGGGCTCGCGGGCGCGTTCTTCGCCGCGGCGGGCTGGGCCTTCCACCACGAGCGGGCGCTGGCGGTGACGGCGTCGCTGCAGGCCGAGCGCGCCGCGACGATCAACGGCCAGCAGGTGCCCGACTCGGGTCGACTGCTCACGACGGTGGGACTGTCCGCAGGGACGCCGCTCTTCGACAACTGGCGCTTGCAGGGCCGCGTCTACGAAGATCTGCCCGTGCTGGGAAAGAACCAGATCGCCGGGCCCGGTATCGCGGCGGTGGTGCTCCGCGCATGGTGA